A single region of the Anaerostipes rhamnosivorans genome encodes:
- the folD gene encoding bifunctional methylenetetrahydrofolate dehydrogenase/methenyltetrahydrofolate cyclohydrolase FolD, with amino-acid sequence MTQIIDGKKISAEIKDELKQEVAAMKAEGKEIALAVIQVGEDPASSVYVRNKKKACEYIGIKSVSYEIPEDSTQQELLDLVEKCNKDPEINGILVQLPLPGHMNEDAVIHAIDPKKDVDGFHPVSVGNMVIGNDGFLPCTPAGIIELLKRSGVEISGKECVVVGRSNIVGKPMSMLLLRENGTVTVCHSRTRNLREVCSRADILVVAVGKPKFIDSSYVKQGAVIIDVGIHRNEHNKLCGDVDFDAVKEKTSAITPVPGGVGPMTIAMLMKNCVQSKKLFGE; translated from the coding sequence ATGACACAGATAATTGATGGAAAAAAGATCTCAGCGGAGATCAAAGATGAACTGAAACAGGAAGTGGCGGCTATGAAGGCAGAAGGTAAGGAGATCGCTCTGGCAGTGATTCAGGTGGGGGAAGACCCGGCTTCTTCTGTCTATGTCAGGAATAAGAAGAAAGCATGTGAATATATTGGAATTAAATCCGTATCCTACGAGATACCGGAAGATTCTACACAGCAGGAATTGCTTGACCTTGTGGAAAAGTGTAACAAAGATCCTGAGATCAACGGGATCTTAGTGCAGCTTCCGCTCCCTGGACATATGAATGAGGACGCAGTGATCCATGCCATTGACCCGAAGAAGGATGTGGATGGGTTTCATCCGGTCAGTGTCGGAAACATGGTGATCGGAAATGACGGATTCCTCCCATGTACTCCGGCCGGTATCATTGAACTTTTGAAACGCTCCGGTGTGGAGATCAGCGGAAAAGAATGTGTTGTCGTGGGAAGAAGCAATATCGTGGGGAAACCTATGTCTATGCTGCTGCTCAGAGAAAACGGCACTGTGACTGTCTGCCATTCCAGAACTAGAAATCTCCGGGAAGTGTGCAGCCGTGCGGATATCCTTGTGGTTGCCGTAGGAAAACCTAAATTTATCGACTCCTCCTATGTGAAGCAGGGAGCCGTCATCATTGATGTGGGTATCCACAGAAATGAACACAATAAGCTGTGCGGGGATGTGGATTTTGATGCGGTGAAGGAAAAGACGTCTGCCATCACTCCGGTGCCTGGCGGCGTAGGTCCTATGACCATCGCTATGCTCATGAAAAACTGCGTACAGTCTAAAAAATTATTTGGAGAATAA
- a CDS encoding ABC-F family ATP-binding cassette domain-containing protein has protein sequence MIQAINVTLRLGKRALFEDVNIKFTEGNCYGLIGANGAGKSTFLKILSGELEPSQGEVAITDGQRLSVLKQDHYQYDEYTVLDAVMLGNTRLYEIMKEKDAIYAKEDFTEEDGIKASELEAEFADMNGWEAESDAATLLNGLGIENDLHYAKMSELNGSQKVKVLLAQALFGNPDILLLDEPTNHLDLEAIRWLEDFLIDFDNTVIVVSHDRYFLNKVCTHIADIDYAKIQLYTGNYDFWYESSQLISKQMKDANKKKEDKIKELQDFIARFSANASKSKQATSRKKALDKIQLDEIKPSSRKYPYINFKPIRDIGNDALSVEGLSKTIDGVKVLDNVSFTMNPEDKIAFVGPNTLATTTFFRIISGEMEPDEGTYKWGVTTTQSYFPKDNTKDFSEDMSIAEWLSQYSEDKDVTFVRGFLGRMLFSGEEALKKVSVLSGGEKVRCMLSKLMISGANILILDEPTNHLDMESITALNEGLHKFTGGLLFSSQDHQFVQTTANRIIELTDSGMFDFLGTYDDYLESNASARKRQVANYDEENQ, from the coding sequence ATGATACAAGCAATCAACGTTACTCTGCGCCTTGGAAAACGCGCATTATTTGAAGATGTCAACATCAAATTTACAGAAGGAAACTGCTACGGCCTGATCGGCGCAAACGGAGCAGGTAAATCCACCTTCTTAAAGATCTTATCCGGAGAATTGGAGCCTTCCCAGGGCGAAGTGGCGATCACAGATGGTCAGCGCCTGTCCGTATTAAAGCAGGATCACTACCAGTATGATGAATATACAGTGCTGGACGCTGTTATGCTGGGAAATACCCGTCTCTATGAGATCATGAAGGAAAAGGATGCGATCTACGCAAAAGAAGACTTTACAGAAGAAGACGGCATCAAGGCCAGCGAACTGGAAGCTGAGTTCGCTGACATGAACGGCTGGGAAGCAGAATCTGACGCTGCAACCTTATTAAACGGCCTCGGAATTGAAAATGACCTGCACTATGCAAAAATGTCAGAACTGAACGGATCTCAGAAGGTCAAAGTACTTCTCGCCCAGGCATTGTTCGGCAATCCGGACATTCTTCTCCTGGATGAGCCTACCAACCATTTGGACCTGGAAGCCATCCGCTGGCTGGAAGACTTCCTTATTGACTTTGATAATACAGTCATCGTTGTGTCCCATGACCGTTATTTCTTAAACAAGGTATGTACCCACATCGCTGACATTGACTACGCTAAGATCCAGCTTTACACCGGAAACTATGACTTCTGGTACGAGTCCAGCCAGCTGATCTCCAAGCAGATGAAGGATGCCAACAAGAAAAAGGAAGACAAGATCAAAGAACTCCAGGACTTTATCGCCCGGTTCAGCGCAAACGCTTCCAAGTCTAAGCAGGCTACATCAAGGAAAAAAGCGCTGGATAAGATACAGCTGGATGAGATTAAACCTTCCAGCAGAAAATATCCTTATATCAACTTCAAACCAATCCGAGACATTGGAAACGATGCCCTGTCTGTGGAAGGTCTCTCCAAGACCATTGACGGAGTGAAGGTCCTTGACAATGTCTCCTTTACCATGAATCCAGAAGACAAAATCGCTTTTGTGGGACCGAATACACTGGCTACCACTACATTTTTCCGTATTATCTCCGGTGAGATGGAACCGGATGAGGGAACCTACAAATGGGGTGTCACCACCACACAGTCCTATTTCCCAAAGGACAATACAAAGGATTTCAGCGAAGATATGTCCATCGCAGAATGGCTCAGCCAGTATTCTGAGGATAAGGATGTCACATTTGTCCGGGGCTTCCTTGGACGCATGCTCTTCTCCGGTGAAGAAGCTTTAAAGAAAGTTTCTGTTTTGTCCGGTGGAGAAAAAGTCCGCTGTATGCTGTCTAAGCTTATGATCAGCGGGGCCAACATCCTCATCTTAGATGAACCGACCAACCATCTGGATATGGAATCTATCACTGCCCTGAATGAAGGCCTCCACAAGTTTACCGGAGGACTGCTGTTCAGTTCCCAGGATCATCAGTTTGTACAGACCACTGCCAACCGGATCATCGAGTTGACAGACAGCGGTATGTTCGACTTCCTCGGAACCTACGATGATTATCTGGAGAGCAATGCATCTGCAAGAAAACGCCAGGTAGCCAATTACGACGAAGAAAACCAATAA
- the rimO gene encoding 30S ribosomal protein S12 methylthiotransferase RimO produces the protein MKILFISLGCDKNLVDSEVMLGLLTERGYTLTNDEEEADIIVINTCCFIHDAKEESINTILEMAAYKEQNLKALVVAGCLSERYKDEILEEIPEIDAVLGTTSYDSIVEAVDEALAGNGYVHYESIDYLPDNSGHHRVVTTGSHMAYLKIAEGCDKRCSYCIIPKIRGRFRSVPMEELLKSARELAASGVTELVLVAQETTLYGKDLTGKKELPTLLRELCKVEGIQWIRLLYCYPEEITDELIKTIKEEEKVVHYIDMPIQHCSDGILRRMGRRTSKADIEFIIAKLRREIPDMAIRTTLITGFPGETEEQHQELVDFISRQRFERLGVFTYSPEEDTKAAEFEGQIEEEVKEARRDELMALQQQISREHTQQMVGKTIRVLIEGYLFEDDVYVGRSYMDAPKVDGCVFVTSPEELLTGDYVYVKITKGNEYDLIGEMDYEFTK, from the coding sequence ATGAAAATACTTTTTATTTCTCTTGGATGTGATAAAAACCTGGTGGACAGTGAAGTGATGCTGGGTCTTCTCACGGAGAGGGGATACACTTTGACCAACGATGAGGAAGAGGCTGATATCATTGTCATCAATACCTGCTGCTTCATCCATGATGCCAAAGAAGAAAGCATCAACACGATTCTTGAGATGGCGGCCTATAAGGAGCAGAATCTAAAGGCCCTTGTGGTGGCGGGATGTCTGTCTGAGAGATACAAGGATGAAATTTTAGAGGAGATTCCTGAGATTGATGCTGTATTGGGGACTACCAGCTATGACTCTATTGTTGAGGCGGTAGATGAAGCGCTTGCAGGCAATGGATATGTACATTACGAGAGCATCGACTATCTGCCGGATAATTCCGGACACCATCGTGTGGTCACGACGGGCAGCCATATGGCTTATTTAAAGATCGCTGAGGGATGCGATAAGAGATGTAGTTACTGTATCATCCCAAAGATCCGGGGAAGATTTCGGAGCGTCCCGATGGAAGAACTTTTAAAGAGCGCCAGGGAGCTGGCAGCCTCAGGAGTTACAGAGCTGGTTTTAGTAGCTCAGGAGACAACTCTGTATGGAAAGGACCTTACGGGCAAAAAGGAGCTTCCTACACTGCTCAGGGAACTGTGCAAGGTGGAAGGAATCCAGTGGATCCGTCTGCTGTACTGTTATCCAGAGGAGATTACGGATGAACTGATTAAGACCATAAAGGAAGAAGAAAAGGTTGTTCATTATATTGACATGCCGATCCAGCACTGCAGTGACGGCATTTTGAGAAGGATGGGCCGCAGGACTTCCAAGGCGGATATAGAATTCATCATTGCAAAGCTCCGCAGAGAAATTCCGGATATGGCCATCCGTACAACGCTGATCACTGGATTCCCGGGTGAGACGGAGGAACAGCACCAGGAGCTGGTAGACTTCATAAGCAGACAGAGATTTGAACGTCTGGGCGTATTCACCTACTCCCCGGAAGAAGACACGAAAGCGGCAGAATTTGAGGGACAGATCGAAGAAGAGGTGAAGGAAGCCAGAAGGGATGAACTGATGGCTCTGCAGCAGCAGATTTCCCGTGAGCATACACAACAGATGGTCGGAAAGACCATCCGGGTTTTGATCGAAGGATACCTGTTTGAGGATGACGTATATGTAGGCCGCAGCTACATGGACGCTCCGAAAGTGGACGGCTGTGTATTTGTGACATCGCCGGAGGAACTGTTGACCGGGGACTATGTATATGTAAAGATTACCAAAGGAAATGAGTACGATTTGATAGGAGAGATGGACTATGAATTTACCAAATAA
- a CDS encoding formate--tetrahydrofolate ligase — MKTDIQIAQEAELHPIKEVAATLGIREDDLELYGKYKAKLSSGFMNEIKDNEDGKLVLVTAINPTPAGEGKTTTSIGLAQALTKLGKKTVVALREPSLGPCFGIKGGAAGGGYAQVVPMEDLNLHFTGDFHAITSANNLLAAMLDNHIQQGNTLKVDTRDIVWKRCLDMNDRALRNIVVGLGRKVDGVVREDHFVITVASEIMAILCLANDMEDLKKRLGKIIVAYNMDKEPVTAEDLNAVGAMAALLKDALKPNLIQTLEHTPAFVHGGPFANIAHGCNSVQATKMALKLSDITVTEAGFGADLGAEKFLDIKCPMAGLKPDAVVLVATVRALKYNGGVLKEDLSEENIDALSKGIVNLEKHIENLKQYGVPVVVTLNQFVTDTEAELDFIKHFCQERGCDFALSEVWEKGGEGGLSLGKAVLKTLETKKSEYHPLYSYEDTTIEEKIETIASKIYGADNVVYAPAATRQIKQLSELGYGSLPVCMAKNQYSLSDDPKKLGRPEHFDITIREVYVNAGAGFIVALTGDIMTMPGLPKKPAAEGIDVNDDGAITGLF, encoded by the coding sequence ATGAAAACAGATATTCAGATTGCACAGGAAGCAGAGTTACATCCGATAAAGGAAGTCGCAGCAACTCTCGGGATCAGAGAGGATGACCTGGAGCTGTACGGAAAGTATAAGGCAAAGCTGTCTTCCGGATTTATGAATGAGATTAAAGATAACGAGGACGGGAAACTCGTCCTTGTGACTGCGATCAACCCCACTCCGGCAGGTGAGGGAAAGACCACAACCAGCATCGGACTGGCACAGGCGCTGACCAAGCTTGGAAAAAAGACCGTGGTAGCACTCAGGGAGCCCTCTTTAGGACCTTGCTTTGGGATCAAAGGGGGAGCGGCAGGGGGCGGATATGCCCAGGTAGTCCCGATGGAAGATTTAAATCTTCACTTTACGGGAGATTTCCATGCCATCACTTCTGCCAATAACCTTTTGGCTGCTATGCTCGACAATCACATCCAGCAGGGAAATACACTGAAGGTTGACACAAGGGATATCGTCTGGAAACGGTGCCTGGATATGAATGACCGGGCTCTCAGAAATATTGTCGTAGGGCTGGGCCGCAAAGTGGACGGCGTTGTGCGGGAAGACCATTTTGTCATTACCGTGGCGTCTGAGATCATGGCGATCCTTTGTCTGGCAAACGATATGGAAGACCTAAAGAAACGATTAGGCAAGATCATTGTTGCTTATAATATGGATAAAGAACCTGTGACGGCGGAGGATTTAAATGCCGTGGGAGCTATGGCAGCCCTCTTAAAGGATGCGTTAAAGCCGAACCTAATTCAGACTCTGGAGCACACACCGGCATTTGTCCACGGCGGACCGTTTGCCAATATTGCTCACGGCTGCAACAGTGTGCAGGCGACAAAAATGGCCCTGAAGCTTTCTGACATCACAGTGACGGAGGCAGGATTCGGCGCGGATCTTGGAGCGGAGAAATTCTTAGACATCAAATGTCCGATGGCAGGCCTCAAACCGGATGCGGTTGTTCTGGTCGCTACAGTCAGAGCCTTAAAGTACAACGGTGGTGTTCTTAAAGAGGATCTGAGCGAAGAAAACATTGATGCTCTGAGTAAAGGAATCGTAAATCTGGAGAAACATATAGAAAACCTGAAGCAATATGGAGTTCCCGTGGTGGTGACGCTGAACCAGTTTGTAACGGATACAGAAGCTGAATTAGACTTTATCAAACATTTCTGCCAGGAGCGCGGCTGTGACTTTGCCCTGTCAGAAGTATGGGAAAAGGGAGGCGAAGGCGGTTTAAGCTTAGGAAAGGCAGTGTTAAAGACATTGGAGACCAAAAAGAGTGAATACCACCCGCTGTACTCCTATGAAGATACTACAATCGAAGAAAAAATCGAAACCATCGCTTCCAAGATCTACGGGGCAGACAATGTGGTCTACGCACCGGCTGCGACAAGACAGATCAAACAGCTTTCAGAACTTGGATATGGCAGTCTTCCGGTCTGCATGGCGAAGAACCAGTATTCTTTATCCGATGACCCGAAGAAACTGGGGCGTCCGGAGCATTTTGACATTACGATCCGAGAGGTCTATGTGAATGCAGGCGCTGGTTTTATCGTTGCTTTGACAGGAGATATCATGACCATGCCTGGCCTTCCGAAAAAGCCGGCTGCAGAAGGAATTGACGTAAATGACGACGGTGCTATCACCGGATTATTCTAG
- the recA gene encoding recombinase RecA, which translates to MQQTEKLKALDAALTKIEKDYGKGAVMKLGEYQADMSIETTPTGSLSLDIALGVGGIPKGRVIEIYGPESSGKTTVALHMVAEVQKRGGIAGFIDAEHALDPVYAQNIGVDVDNLYISQPDTGEQGLEITETMVRSGAVDIIIVDSVAALVPKAEIDGDMGDSHVGLQARLMSQALRKLTAIISKSNCTVIFINQLREKVGVMFGNPETTTGGRALKFYSSIRLDVRRIETLKQAGDMVGNRTRIKVVKNKVAPPFKQAEFDIMFGEGISKVGDILDLAAGVDVIKKSGAWYAYQGEKIGQGRENAKTYLKEHPEVAQEVEAAVRREYGLDGGAEAAPEETQPEEPQQ; encoded by the coding sequence ATGCAACAGACAGAGAAGTTAAAAGCATTGGATGCAGCTCTTACCAAGATAGAAAAAGATTACGGCAAGGGAGCCGTTATGAAGCTTGGAGAATACCAGGCAGATATGAGCATTGAGACGACACCGACAGGTTCCCTGAGTCTGGACATCGCCCTCGGCGTTGGAGGGATCCCGAAGGGAAGAGTGATCGAGATCTATGGTCCGGAGTCCAGCGGTAAGACAACTGTGGCATTACATATGGTAGCAGAGGTACAGAAGAGGGGCGGCATTGCAGGGTTTATCGATGCGGAGCATGCCCTGGATCCTGTCTATGCGCAGAATATCGGAGTGGATGTGGACAACCTCTACATCTCCCAGCCGGATACAGGAGAGCAGGGGCTGGAGATCACGGAGACCATGGTGCGTTCCGGCGCTGTGGATATCATCATCGTGGATTCCGTTGCCGCTTTGGTTCCGAAGGCAGAGATCGACGGAGACATGGGAGATTCCCATGTTGGTCTTCAGGCAAGGCTCATGTCACAGGCTCTGAGAAAGCTGACAGCCATCATCAGCAAGTCCAACTGTACCGTGATCTTCATCAACCAGCTGAGGGAAAAGGTAGGAGTCATGTTCGGGAATCCGGAGACAACTACCGGAGGGCGCGCCCTTAAGTTCTATTCTTCCATCCGCCTGGATGTGCGAAGGATCGAGACGCTGAAGCAGGCAGGAGATATGGTCGGGAACCGTACCAGGATTAAGGTCGTCAAGAACAAAGTGGCACCTCCATTCAAGCAGGCAGAGTTTGATATTATGTTCGGGGAAGGAATCTCCAAAGTGGGAGATATCCTGGATCTGGCAGCCGGAGTGGATGTCATCAAGAAGAGCGGGGCCTGGTATGCATACCAGGGAGAGAAGATCGGACAGGGCAGAGAGAATGCCAAGACATATTTAAAAGAGCATCCGGAAGTGGCGCAGGAAGTGGAAGCTGCGGTCCGCAGGGAGTACGGTCTTGACGGAGGGGCAGAAGCCGCCCCGGAGGAGACACAGCCAGAAGAGCCACAGCAGTAA
- the pgsA gene encoding CDP-diacylglycerol--glycerol-3-phosphate 3-phosphatidyltransferase — MNLPNKLTILRVLMIPVFIFVLLAEPFGDISKWIAVLIFIIASLTDFLDGHIARKYNLVTNFGKFMDPLADKLLVCSAMIALVGMNRLASWIAIIIIAREFIISGFRLIASDNGVVIAASYWGKFKTNFQMFMIIMLIIDLGTGTAVIIENILVYISLVLTIISLLDYLIKNKNVLK; from the coding sequence ATGAATTTACCAAATAAACTAACAATATTGAGAGTATTGATGATACCGGTTTTTATCTTTGTGCTGCTGGCCGAACCGTTTGGGGATATCAGTAAATGGATCGCTGTGCTGATCTTTATCATTGCCAGCCTCACTGATTTTCTGGACGGACACATTGCAAGAAAGTATAATCTCGTAACCAATTTTGGAAAGTTCATGGATCCCCTGGCAGATAAGCTGTTAGTCTGCTCTGCAATGATTGCCCTTGTGGGTATGAACCGCCTGGCTTCCTGGATCGCCATCATCATCATCGCCAGAGAGTTTATCATTAGCGGTTTTCGTCTGATCGCATCGGACAACGGAGTCGTCATCGCTGCCAGCTACTGGGGAAAATTTAAGACCAATTTCCAGATGTTTATGATCATTATGCTGATCATCGATTTAGGAACAGGCACAGCAGTGATCATTGAAAATATTTTGGTATACATTTCGCTTGTGTTGACCATCATATCATTGTTAGATTATTTAATTAAAAATAAGAATGTCCTGAAATAG
- a CDS encoding regulatory protein RecX produces the protein MRVTMLEPVGRKQIRLYLDEERYCLLYTGEARRLGLKENMELSEVQKNELDSLLLHRAKLKAMNLLKVSDRTKEEIRSRLKCLELPDTCIEGAVSYVEGYHYIDDEAYVRHYIEFRGASKSRLKIKQELSQKGISPELFERIWEEFDLSEEDVLREQIKKRIRQKGPVTEANFQKTLAFFARKGFPFHEILENLKEFKEQ, from the coding sequence ATGAGAGTGACAATGCTGGAGCCAGTGGGCAGAAAACAGATCAGGCTTTATCTCGATGAGGAGCGTTATTGTCTCCTCTATACCGGGGAGGCCAGAAGACTTGGCCTTAAGGAGAATATGGAGCTTTCAGAAGTACAGAAGAACGAACTGGACAGCCTGCTGCTCCACCGGGCCAAGTTAAAGGCCATGAATCTGTTAAAGGTCTCCGACAGGACAAAAGAAGAGATACGCTCAAGGCTGAAATGCCTGGAGCTACCGGACACATGCATCGAGGGAGCAGTCTCTTATGTAGAAGGATATCATTATATTGACGATGAAGCCTATGTGAGACATTACATAGAGTTCAGGGGAGCCTCAAAGAGCCGTTTAAAGATCAAGCAGGAATTGTCCCAGAAGGGTATAAGCCCGGAGCTTTTTGAACGCATATGGGAGGAGTTTGATCTGTCGGAGGAAGATGTCCTAAGAGAGCAGATCAAAAAAAGGATCCGGCAAAAAGGTCCGGTAACAGAGGCAAATTTTCAAAAAACCCTAGCGTTTTTTGCCAGGAAAGGATTTCCATTTCATGAGATTTTAGAAAATCTTAAGGAATTTAAAGAGCAATAG
- the hdhA gene encoding 7alpha-hydroxysteroid dehydrogenase translates to MRLKDKVVLITASTRGIGLAVTKACAEEGAIVYMAARNLERAGQRAEELNEKGFRVKYVYNDAYKPETYVSMVEEVVEKEGRIDVLVNNFGTSDPKKDLDIGHTECEDFLQIVNTNLTSVFASSQAAIRHMEAQGGGSIINISSVGGLVPDISQIAYGTSKAAINYMTKLTAVQEARHNIRCNAVLPGMTATDAVQDNLSEEFREFFLKHTPIRRMGKPEEIAAAVVYFAGDESAYTTGQIMDVSGGFGKATPIFGDMAEMKQKR, encoded by the coding sequence ATGAGATTAAAGGATAAGGTAGTATTGATAACAGCATCCACAAGAGGAATCGGGCTGGCTGTCACAAAGGCGTGTGCTGAAGAAGGCGCTATCGTATATATGGCAGCAAGAAATCTGGAACGTGCTGGACAGAGAGCGGAGGAACTGAATGAGAAGGGTTTCAGGGTCAAGTATGTATATAATGATGCATATAAACCGGAAACTTATGTCAGCATGGTAGAAGAAGTGGTGGAAAAGGAGGGGCGTATCGATGTGCTCGTGAACAATTTTGGCACCTCAGATCCAAAAAAGGATCTGGATATCGGCCACACGGAATGTGAAGATTTTCTACAAATCGTCAATACAAATCTGACCAGTGTATTCGCCTCATCCCAGGCAGCCATCCGGCATATGGAAGCCCAAGGCGGAGGTAGTATTATCAATATTTCTTCGGTGGGAGGATTGGTGCCGGATATCTCCCAGATCGCATACGGTACGAGCAAAGCAGCGATCAACTATATGACTAAACTAACTGCAGTCCAGGAGGCAAGGCATAACATAAGGTGCAATGCTGTGCTGCCGGGGATGACAGCTACTGATGCAGTCCAGGACAACTTAAGTGAAGAGTTCCGGGAATTCTTTTTAAAGCACACACCGATCCGAAGGATGGGAAAACCGGAGGAAATCGCGGCGGCTGTAGTCTATTTTGCGGGAGATGAGTCCGCTTATACTACAGGGCAGATCATGGATGTATCCGGCGGTTTTGGAAAAGCAACGCCTATCTTCGGAGATATGGCAGAAATGAAGCAGAAGCGCTGA
- a CDS encoding zinc dependent phospholipase C family protein, whose protein sequence is MRKKSHISLAGQIMDSLQLEEVFDYKLPFYIGSIWPDCRPSFITTPHTFDITYDKIENQLDDFVADYDALKGMNMRRCAKLGVIIHYIADYFTYPHNSSYEGNVKDHCIYERDLKHELKEYLSTEEAMERKDKIVPLNSTKGLSEFIKNIHAEYMRREHSVADDIQYIVEVCTTVVMSILNIIKISFENVALKVQYA, encoded by the coding sequence ATGAGGAAAAAATCACACATTTCACTGGCTGGACAAATTATGGACTCACTACAACTGGAAGAAGTATTTGACTATAAGTTACCGTTCTACATCGGAAGTATCTGGCCGGATTGCAGACCATCCTTTATAACAACGCCGCATACTTTTGATATCACGTATGATAAAATAGAGAATCAACTTGATGACTTTGTCGCAGACTATGATGCACTAAAAGGGATGAACATGCGGCGCTGTGCGAAGTTGGGAGTGATTATTCATTATATTGCTGACTATTTCACTTATCCCCACAACAGTTCTTATGAAGGTAATGTAAAGGATCACTGCATTTATGAGAGAGATCTTAAGCATGAACTGAAAGAATATCTGTCCACGGAAGAAGCTATGGAGCGTAAGGACAAGATTGTCCCGCTGAATTCTACAAAAGGATTGTCTGAGTTTATCAAGAATATCCACGCAGAATACATGCGCCGTGAACACAGCGTAGCAGACGATATCCAGTATATCGTGGAAGTATGCACCACAGTGGTAATGAGTATCTTAAATATCATTAAGATCAGCTTTGAGAATGTTGCTTTGAAAGTACAGTACGCATAA
- a CDS encoding competence/damage-inducible protein A: MTAEIICVGTEILLGNIVNTNAAYLSERLAALGISVFFETTVGDNPERVEEVIKTGMKRSDILILSGGLGPTKDDLTKEIAAKACGQKLVEDAEAKERLTSYFTSIKRPMTDNNLKQAMVPEDCTVLYNGNGTAPGMVINGPEGRKVVLLPGPPSELIPMFHEQVEPILSKLQPGILYSKVVKIDCLGESYVETQIMDLIDEQSNPTVAPYAKLGEVHLRVTAKADTEEEAKELVMPMVEELRSRFGNKIYTIEEEETLEEVVVKMLKQKKETIAAAESCTGGLLAARLINVPGASNVLNESFITYSNEAKMKYLSVKEETLKEHGAVSEETAREMAEGVLKTSGADIGVGITGLAGPGGETGTKKPGLVYIGVCRGGHTEVKKYDLKGNREKIREVSVCRALTMIRKALAD, encoded by the coding sequence ATGACAGCAGAAATTATTTGTGTGGGAACAGAAATATTACTGGGCAACATTGTTAACACCAATGCTGCCTACCTGTCAGAACGCTTAGCCGCCCTCGGTATAAGCGTTTTTTTTGAAACCACTGTGGGAGATAACCCGGAGCGTGTGGAGGAAGTGATAAAGACAGGTATGAAACGGTCAGATATCCTGATCTTGTCCGGGGGGCTTGGACCGACGAAGGATGACCTGACAAAAGAGATCGCGGCTAAGGCATGTGGACAGAAGCTTGTGGAGGACGCAGAGGCAAAAGAGAGGCTGACGTCATATTTTACAAGTATCAAACGTCCTATGACAGACAATAACTTAAAACAGGCCATGGTGCCGGAAGACTGCACCGTACTGTATAATGGCAACGGTACTGCGCCGGGTATGGTAATCAACGGACCGGAGGGAAGAAAAGTCGTTCTTCTGCCAGGGCCGCCCAGTGAGTTGATCCCGATGTTCCATGAACAGGTAGAGCCGATCCTTTCTAAACTTCAACCGGGAATTTTATATTCCAAAGTCGTAAAGATTGACTGCCTGGGAGAAAGCTATGTGGAAACCCAGATCATGGATTTGATCGATGAGCAGAGCAATCCCACAGTAGCTCCGTATGCAAAACTCGGGGAGGTCCATTTGAGAGTCACAGCCAAGGCAGACACGGAAGAGGAAGCAAAGGAACTGGTTATGCCTATGGTCGAGGAACTGAGGTCCAGGTTCGGCAATAAGATTTATACCATCGAGGAAGAGGAGACTCTGGAGGAAGTGGTGGTAAAGATGCTGAAACAGAAGAAGGAGACCATAGCGGCAGCTGAATCCTGTACCGGAGGACTTTTGGCGGCAAGACTTATCAATGTTCCCGGCGCTTCAAATGTACTGAATGAAAGCTTTATCACGTATTCTAATGAAGCGAAGATGAAGTATCTTAGTGTAAAAGAAGAGACACTGAAAGAGCACGGGGCTGTCTCAGAGGAAACCGCCAGGGAGATGGCAGAAGGTGTCTTAAAGACCTCAGGTGCGGACATCGGCGTCGGTATCACAGGGCTTGCCGGACCGGGCGGAGAGACCGGAACGAAAAAACCAGGGTTGGTATATATCGGTGTATGCCGCGGAGGCCATACAGAGGTGAAAAAGTATGATCTCAAGGGAAACCGTGAAAAGATTAGGGAAGTTTCCGTATGCCGGGCACTGACAATGATAAGGAAAGCTTTGGCGGACTGA